A region from the Canis lupus familiaris isolate Mischka breed German Shepherd chromosome 3, alternate assembly UU_Cfam_GSD_1.0, whole genome shotgun sequence genome encodes:
- the C3H4orf19 gene encoding uncharacterized protein C4orf19 homolog isoform X4, giving the protein MGCRCCKMIQSYLFDPVQVASPGYVNEVNSCKADDGAPGKAKAQGKQSGDAPVHKEALRGEAPGAGSALNGVGPASRGPRKQRSASRASPEPQVAGDADPRAEGPAAEEPEPAPRLPPPDYPAPQGCAVRPGSAGRGHPPAGGRGLRTPSAPETGWDAADEPVATDVLRLYLRDAGAAPGAAPGAAPGAAPGAPAAGSGGGWEDAPEDAAVAEALAALEAATAGEDVDEAD; this is encoded by the exons ATGGGGTGCAGATGCTGTAAAATGATACAAAG CTATCTCTTTGATCCGGTGCAAGTGGCCTCCCCCGGCTACGTCAACGAGGTGAACAGCTGCAAGGCGGACGACGGGGCCCCCGGCAAGGCCAAGGCGCAAGGCAAGCAGAGCGGCGACGCGCCGGTGCACAAGGAGGCGCTGCGGGGCGAGGCCCCGGGGGCGGGCAGCGCCCTCAACGGCGTCGGCCCCGcctcg cgCGGGCCCCGGAAACAGCGCAGCGCGTCGCGGGCCTCGCCGGAGCCCCAGGTCGCGGGCGACGCGGACCCCAGGGCCGAGGGGCCTGCGGCGGAGGAGCCCGAGCCCGCGCCGCGGCTGCCGCCCCCGGACTACCCGGCCCCGCAGGGCTGCGCGGTGCGCCccgggagcgcggggcgggggcacCCACCGGCCGGGGGGCGCGGCCTCCGCACGCCCTCGGCCCCCGAGACCGGCTGGGACGCGGCGGACGAGCCCGTGGCCACGGACGTCCTCAGGCTCTACCTGCGGGATGCGGGCGCCGCTCCGGGGGCGGCTCCGGGGGCGGCTCCGGGGGCGGCTCCGGGGGCCCCGGCCGCGGGGTCCGGAGGCGGCTGGGAGGACGCGCCCGAGGACGCGGCGGTGGCCGAGGCGCTGGCGGCCCTCGAGGCGGCCACGGCGGGAGAGGACGTGGACGAGGCCGACTag